From the genome of Mycteria americana isolate JAX WOST 10 ecotype Jacksonville Zoo and Gardens chromosome 12, USCA_MyAme_1.0, whole genome shotgun sequence, one region includes:
- the EMP2 gene encoding epithelial membrane protein 2, protein MLILLAFIIVFHITSAALLFISTIDNAWWVGDNFSTDVWRMCATNISTCMAITDQFREYQSIQAVQATMILSTIFCCVAFLVFILQLFRLKQGERFVLTSIIQLLSCLCVMIAASIYTDRHEELHKSNDYSIDVSEGQYGYSFVLAWIAFAFTLISGVMYLVLRKRK, encoded by the exons ATGTTGATTCTTCTGGCTTTCATTATTGTGTTTCACATAacctcagcagcactgctgttcaTCTCAACTATCGACAAT gCCTGGTGGGTAGGAGATAATTTTTCTACAGATGTCTGGAGAATGTGTGCCACGAATATTAGCACCTGTATGGCTATTACTGATCAGTTCAGAG aaTATCAATCAATTCAGGCTGTTCAGGCCACCATGATCCTATCTACTATTTTCTGTTGTGTggcatttctggttttcattcttCAACTCTTCCGTCTAAAGCAAGGAGAAAGATTTGTGTTAACCTCTATTATCCAGCTCCTGTCAT gtCTGTGTGTTATGATTGCAGCTTCCATTTATACAGATAGGCATGAAGAACTACACAAGAGCAATGACTATAGCATTGACGTTTCTGAAGGCCAATATGGCTATTCCTTCGTCTTAGCCTGGATTGCATTTGCCTTTACTCTGATCAGTGGTGTTATGTACCTAGTATTAAGGAAGCGTAAATAA